A region from the Silene latifolia isolate original U9 population chromosome 7, ASM4854445v1, whole genome shotgun sequence genome encodes:
- the LOC141589825 gene encoding uncharacterized protein LOC141589825 produces MQKVADQFNVDRKTIFRIWNLTQNQRTSGDALHLESKIKGKKGRAIIELPVQKILLIPMSERGSLITFSKAIGVSPSTVQKWVKVGLIRSHTSALKPMLTDENKYKRMYFALSKLRYDRISNSLRFKEMSFEIHMDEKWFYITQDQAKFFLLCEELNPYRACKSKSFITKVMFMAAVSRPMYDGNGTLVFDGKIGIFPFTFKEPAKRNSKNRVAGTLETKSITSITKQVVKDMLISKILPAIKSKWPASASKNISIQQDNAKPHIKCTDYDFLNAATADGFNISLNQQPPNSPDLNVLDLGFFSQFSLQAVMLEVLKNKGHNDFKLPHLGKQAQRAAGTLPRNLDANKDIVMECLQDLNAAGKDQGLEEIIVPMTLNHQM; encoded by the exons ATGCAGAAAGTAGCTGACCAGTTTAATGTTGACAGGAAAACCATATTCAGGATATGGAATCTTACACAAAATCAGAGAACAAGTGGAGATGCACTCCATCTAGAATCAAAAATAAAGGGGAAGAAAGGCAGGGCCATAATAGAACTTCCAGTACAGAAGATTTTATTAATCCCCATGAGTGAAAGAGGGTCATTAATCACTTTCAGTAAAGCAATAGGAGTTTCACCATCTACTGTCCAGAAATGGGTTAAAGTTGGACTCATCAGATCACATACATCAGCATTGAAGCCAATGCTCACTGATGAAAATAAGTACAAGAGGATGTACTTTGCTCTTTCTAAGTTAAGGTATGACAGAATATCTAATTCCTTAAGATTTAAAGAAATGTCATTTGAAATTCATATGGATGAGAAGTGGTTTTACATTACTCAAGACCAAGCTAAGTTTTTTCTTCTATGTGAAGAGTTAAATCCATATAGAGCATGCAAATCCAAAAGCTTCATTACAAAGGTGATGTTCATGGCAGCAGTTTCTAGGCCAATGTATGATGGTAATGGTACCCTTGTATTTGATGGAAAAATTGGGATTTTTCCATTCACATTCAAAGAGCCAGCAAAAAGGAACTCAAAAAATAGGGTGGCGGGTACTTTGGAAACCAAGTCAATAACATCAATCACTAAACAAGTTGTCAAGGATATGCTTATTTCTAAGATTCTTCCAGCCATTAAAAGCAAGTGGCCGGCATCAGCCTCTAAGAATATAAGTATACAACAAGACAATGCAAAGCCACATATTAAATGCACAGATTATGATTTTCTGAATGCAGCCACTGCAGATGGTTTTAACATCAGTTTGAATCAACAACCCCCTAACTCACCTGATTTAAATGTGCTAGACTTAGGGTTTTTCAGTCAATTCAG TCTACAAGCTGTGATGTTGGAGGTTCTAAAGAATAAGGGACACAATGATTTCAAGTTACCACATCTAGGCAAACAAGCACAAAGGGCAGCAGGTACTTTGCCAAGAAATTTAGATGCAAACAAGGATATTGTAATGGAATGTCTACAAGATTTAAATGCAGCAGGGAAGGATCAAGGATTAGAAGAAATTATTGTGCCAATGACTTTAAATCATCAAATGTAA